A region from the Triticum urartu cultivar G1812 chromosome 1, Tu2.1, whole genome shotgun sequence genome encodes:
- the LOC125512459 gene encoding ubiquitin domain-containing protein DSK2a-like has product MGGAGDGEGAGSESPPSGARATLNIRCANGAKFTLQADLGETVGAFKEAVAASCDVPAPQQRLIYKGRILKDEQTLESYGVETDHTIHLVRGVAQPAASGAPAASSPQASTTPTSGPAGGLGGLFPGLGATGAASGRPAGLFGAGLPELDQMQQQLSQNPNLMREIMNMPMMQSLMNNPDLIRNMIMNNPQMRDIIDRNPDLAHVLNDPSVLRQTLEAARNPEIMREMMRNTDRAMSNIEASPEGFNMLRRMYETVQEPFLNATTMGGGGEGTPASNPFAALLGNQGPNQAGNAATNAPITGPESTTGTPVPNTNPLPNPWSNNAGGAQGTPRSGPAASTRAGATGGPGGLGSADLSSLLGGLGGNARTGAAGGLGGLGSADLGSMLGGPPDAALLSQMLQNPAMMQMMQNIMSDPQSMNQLLSMNPNARSLMESNTQLRDMFQNPDFLRQMASPEALQQLLSFQQTLSSQLGQNQPSQAGNLGGNGTGTRGNVGLDTLMGMLSGLGAGGGLGVPNASNVPPEELYATQLGQLQEMGFFDTAENIRALMATSGNVHAAVERLLGNFGQ; this is encoded by the exons ATGGGCGGAGCAGGCGACGGCGAGGGGGCCGGGAGCGAGTCCCCGCCCTCgggggcgcgggcgacgctcaACATCCGGTGCGCCAACGGCGCCAAGTTCACCCTTCAGGCGGACCTGGGCGAGACGGTCGGGGCGTTCAAGGAGGCCGTGGCCGCCAGCTGCGACGTGCCGGCGCCGCAGCAGCGCCTGATCTACAAGGGCCGGATCCTCAAGGACGAGCAAACCCTAGAAAGCTACG GTGTTGAGACAGATCACACCATTCACTTGGTGCGAGGCGTTGCCCAACCAGCAGCATCAGGAGCACCTGCTGCATCAAGCCCCCAAGCTTCAACTACTCCTACCAGTGGCCCTGCAGGTGGTCTTGGAGGCTTATTTCCAGGCCTTGGTGCTACTGGAGCTGCTAGTGGCAGGCCAGCAGGTTTATTTGGGGCTGGACTTCCGGAATTAGATCAAATGCAGCAACAGTTGAGCCAGAATCCCAACCTTATGAGGGAGATAATGAACATGCCAATGATGCAGAGTCTCATGAATAACCCTGATCTAATACGCAATATGATTATGAATAATCCACAAATGCGTGATATTATTGATCGGAATCCAGATCTTGCCCATGTCCTCAATGACCCTAGTGTTCTCCGCCAGACCCTTGAAGCTGCAAGAAACCCTGAAATTATGAGGGAGATGATGCGGAACACAGACAGAGCAATGAGCAACATTGAAGCTTCCCCTGAAGGGTTTAATATGCTCCGGCGTATGTATGAAACTGTACAGGAGCCTTTTCTTAATGCAACAACAATGGGAGGGGGTGGGGAAGGCACCCCGGCCTCTAACCCGTTTGCAGCTCTTCTTGGAAATCAGGGGCCTAACCAAGCCGGCAATGCTGCTACAAATGCTCCAATTACCGGCCCAGAGTCCACAACAGGAACCCCTGTTCCAAATACTAATCCACTTCCAAACCCCTGGAGCAACAATG CTGGGGGTGCGCAAGGAACACCACGGTCAGGTCCTGCTGCTAGTACCAGGGCTGGTGCAACTGGTGGCCCAGGAGGGCTGGGTTCAGCAGATTTGAGCAGCCTGCTCGGTGGTCTTGGTGGGAATGCAAGAACTGGTGCTGCAGGTGGTCTAGGAGGGTTGGGTTCAGCAGATTTGGGGAGTATGCTTGGTGGTCCACCTGATGCTGCTCTTTTGAGTCAGATGCTGCAAAACCCTGCTATGATGCAGATGATGCAGAACATTATGTCTGACCCACAGTCAATGAACCAG TTGCTTAGCATGAACCCAAATGCACGTAGCCTGATGGAGTCAAACACTCAGTTGAGGGATATGTTCCAAAACCCAGACTTTCTTCGCCAGATGGCATCCCCAGAGGCTTTGCAG CAATTACTCTCATTCCAGCAGACACTGTCATCACAGCTTGGCCAAAATCAACCTAGCCA GGCTGGTAACCTAGGAGGCAATGGCACAG GCACGCGGGGAAATGTTGGTCTGGACACCTTGATGGGCATGCTTAGTGGGCTTGGTGCTGGAGGTGGCTTAGGTGTACCAAATGCCTCCAATG TGCCACCGGAGGAACTCTATGCAACGCAACTTGGCCAGCTCCAAGAAATGGGGTTCTTTGACACCGCAGAGAATATTCGGGCATTGATGGCCACTTCTGGGAACGTACATGCTGCTGTGGAGCGCCTTCTCGGGAACTTTGGCCAGTAG